A genomic region of Branchiostoma lanceolatum isolate klBraLanc5 chromosome 4, klBraLanc5.hap2, whole genome shotgun sequence contains the following coding sequences:
- the LOC136433205 gene encoding T-kininogen 2-like produces MKVLLCLLASLSVALAEKPRLGGAVEMTAAELANPALLEIANFAVSRIDEWTNGMYRSKLVQVLSGTRQLVAGYKYTLEIETAMTTCSKMGMITLESCPLHPDFTNQLCHVEVYVVPWTGEREVLAQGCRQKPTKRQFTFGGLPGGLNQADTTDEAVMAAALFAVDEFNAQSNALYLNKLLHVHNAQTQVVNGINYHLRLEIGTTVCAKGDNQLLADCEFDSNAQFQVCDVVVYNRWDDHKEVTRMSCRSTRSRRQLMPGGLAGGVNPTDPNSQSVLEMSAFAVDTINAQSNSMYLSKLVQVHSASTQVVAGINYHLELEIGATSCYKGDSVSLEDCDIDQNGRVEICMVIVFDQPWTNTREVRSMTCRPKAVAKRQLGLAGGLMAADVNHQDIQRMALLSVDHVNAMRNNPTLSKLVEVTSAQYQVVAGLKYYLTMEIGTTVCSSSDNTVLLSDCDVLLGGGRETCDVEVLDQPWIGEPQVLSFSCTPKPFIRP; encoded by the exons ATGAAAGTTCTGCTGTGTCTGTTGGCGAGCCTTTCCGTGGCTCTGGCCGAGAAGCCGCGCCTCGGCGGGGCCGTGGAGATGACTGCGGCCGAGCTGGCCAACCCCGCCCTGCTGGAGATCGCAAACTTCGCTGTCAGCAGGATCGACGAGTGGACCAACGGCATGTACAGGTCCAAGCTGGTGCAGGTTCTGTCAGGAACACGACAG CTTGTTGCTGGCTACAAGTACACCCTTGAAATAGAAACGGCCATGACTACCTGCTCCAAGATGGGTATGATTACCTTGGAGAGCTGCCCTCTGCATCCGGACTTCACG AACCAGCTCTGTCACGTGGAAGTGTACGTCGTTCCGTGGACCGGCGAGCGCGAAGTGCTGGCTCAGGGCTGCAGACAGAAACCGACCAAGCGCCAGTTCACGTTCGGCGGGCTGCCCGGCGGCCTGAACCAGGCTGATACTACGGATGAGGCTGTCATGGCGGCCGCCCTCTTCGCCGTGGACGAATTCAACGCCCAGAGCAACGCCCTGTACCTGAACAAGCTGCTGCACGTGCACAACGCACAGACACAG GTTGTAAACGGTATTAACTACCACCTGCGTCTGGAGATCGGTACGACTGTCTGCGCCAAGGGCGACAACCAGCTCCTGGCAGACTGCGAGTTCGACTCGAACGCACAG TTCCAGGTGTGTGACGTAGTTGTGTACAACCGCTGGGATGACCATAAGGAGGTGACCCGCATGTCCTGCAGGTCCACCCGGTCCAGGCGCCAGCTGATGCCGGGCGGTCTGGCCGGAGGAGTGAACCCCACGGACCCCAACAGCCAATCCGTGCTGGAGATGTCAGCCTTCGCCGTGGACACGATCAACGCGCAGAGCAACTCCATGTACCTCAGTAAACTGGTCCAAGTCCACAGTGCGAGCACACAG GTTGTTGCCGGTATCAACTATCACCTGGAACTGGAGATCGGCGCCACCAGCTGCTACAAGGGAGACTCCGTCAGTCTGGAGGACTGCGACATCGACCAGAACGGACGA GTTGAGATCTGTATGGTGATTGTGTTTGACCAGCCGTGGACCAACACCCGCGAAGTccgctcaatgacctgcaggcCTAAG GCTGTGGCAAAGCGGCAACTCGGCTTGGCAGGAGGACTGATGGCCGCAGACGTCAACCACCAGGACATCCAGCGGATGGCCTTGCTGTCAGTGGACCACGTCAACGCCATGAGGAACAACCCCACCCTCAGTAAGCTGGTGGAGGTCACCAGTGCCCAGTATCAG GTTGTGGCTGGTCTGAAGTACTACCTGACGATGGAGATCGGCACCACCGTCTGCTCGAGCAGCGACAACACCGTCCTGCTGTCCGACTGCGACGTCCTCCTCGGTGGCGGG CGCGAGACGTGTGACGTAGAAGTGTTGGACCAGCCGTGGATCGGGGAGCCGCAGGTCCTGTCCTTCTCCTGTACGCCCAAACCGTTCATCCGCCCATGA
- the LOC136433207 gene encoding leucine-rich repeat-containing protein 15-like produces MATFYFYVVCLVTVMGTGGVLLKSTRTLSCPGQPGHWHVECPANCTCQESCNTYLRRWVKQVSCVSRTTLRGITFPPTTQDISISNVAGITTIPPDLFSGLTDVLSVDIFNVSMVTSPPANLLSELVGLRTLRLVSVKPVNLKMFANLRQLNQLDLHNNDLENVQVQAGVFHTLTSLTHLHLESNSLTYLESGWFHDTVNLETISVSDNNIHYIDNNTFQYLSELSELNLQQNPFVRVEMNAFHNLNNLRSIYMDRNQLDTVGPVLIHAQLPQLTNLYLQTSRYYWKHVTAFNQTWYFRGCPPGYCVNSLSCSVSRNTPWCVCTKEYKGDRCDVRRISRGQFLGIFVTAMVLVGISVVIILVNVGRVVARSCQLPRFRKLQETPQPSQTPMPQMT; encoded by the coding sequence ATGGCGACGTTCTATTTCTATGTCGTCTGCCTGGTAACGGTGATGGGGACAGGAGGTGTTTTACTTAAATCTACACGGACTCTCAGCTGCCCGGGACAACCGGGACACTGGCATGTGGAGTGTCCTGCCAACTGCACCTGTCAGGAAAGCTGCAATACCTACCTCCGTCGCTGGGTGAAGCAGGTGTCCTGTGTGTCTCGCACCACGCTCCGCGGGATAACGTTCCCGCCAACAACACAGGACATTTCCATCAGCAACGTGGCTGGAATAACGACGATTCCTCCAGACCTGTTCTCCGGCCTTACCGACGTCCTCTCCGTAGACATCTTCAACGTCTCCATGGTGACCTCTCCGCCTGCCAACCTCCTGAGCGAGCTCGTGGGGCTGAGGACACTGAGGCTGGTCTCAGTCAAGCCTGTTAATCTGAAGATGTTCGCCAACCTCAGGCAACTCAATCAGCTCGACCTCCACAACAATGACCTGGAGAACGTTCAGGTGCAGGCCGGTGTGTTCCACACCCTCACCAGCCTCACGCACCTACATCTGGAGTCCAACTCCTTGACTTACCTGGAATCAGGCTGGTTCCACGATACTGTTAACCTAGAAACCATCAGTGTCAGTGACAACAACATCCATTACATAGACAACAACACATTCCAGTATCTCAGTGAGCTTAGCGAACTGAATCTACAGCAAAATCCCTTCGTCCGTGTAGAGATGAACGCATTCCATAATCTAAACAACTTGAGATCCATCTACATGGACAGGAACCAATTGGACACTGTTGGTCCTGTTCTCATCCATGCCCAGCTCCCACAACTGACCAACCTGTACCTACAAACTTCCCGTTATTATTGGAAGCACGTCACTGCTTTCAACCAAACCTGGTACTTCAGAGGGTGCCCTCCGGGGTATTGCGTGAACTCGCTGTCCTGTTCGGTATCCCGGAATACCCCATGGTGTGTCTGTACGAAGGAGTACAAGGGGGACCGCTGTGACGTACGCAGAATTTCGCGCGGACAGTTTCTTGGAATCTTCGTGACCGCCATGGTTCTTGTGGGGATCTCTGTTGTGATCATTCTGGTGAACGTGGGGCGCGTGGTGGCGCGGTCCTGTCAGCTGCCGCGCTTCAGGAAACTACAGGAAACTCCGCAACCCTCACAGACCCCCATGCCTCAGATGACATGA
- the LOC136433208 gene encoding phospholipase A2 inhibitor beta-like yields MWRTVNVVMLANFLGILTAVNLAMAAWNPPDCPRQCMCSARVVFPLYEQLRTVECFRPSETVQFPPDTQSINAEFSPLRQVLPADMFQGLDELVSLKLTARITTVPQDLFRNLTRLRVLWIREFRVLHLPIGIFDSLRELEQIWIEETTITRLRGNTFSNLNKLMFVHLNNNQLARLPVNLFSNQPALTLLHLQWNPFQSVDYRVFTWMTELRELGVDSYHMTSWLPNLMNLPQGHFKNLEILVTFLLNEDRYDSTRIEWDTMVYSRDQAQWYFGECPPDACSFGACRISYQTPECDGVMTAGILLPLSLMALFGSIVLLLHLCRHRLKCPGSECTCAM; encoded by the coding sequence ATGTGGCGCACCGTAAACGTGGTCATGTTGGCAAACTTTTTGGGGATTCTAACTGCCGTAAACCTGGCAATGGCAGCCTGGAACCCGCCAGACTGTCCGCGACAGTGTATGTGCTCCGCGCGGGTCGTCTTTCCTCTGTACGAGCAGCTGCGAACGGTCGAGTGCTTCAGGCCGAGCGAGACTGTGCAGTTCCCGCCAGACACGCAGTCCATCAACGCCGAGTTCTCCCCGCTCCGGCAGGTTCTCCCGGCGGACATGTTCCAGGGCTTGGATGAGCTGGTAAGCTTGAAGCTCACGGCGAGAATCACCACGGTTCCACAAGACCTGTTCCGTAACCTGACTCGGCTCAGAGTGCTGTGGATCAGGGAGTTCCGAGTACTCCATCTGCCGATTGGTATATTCGACAGTCTCCGAGAACTGGAGCAGATCTGGATTGAGGAGACCACCATCACCCGCCTGCGTGGAAACACTTTCTCCAACCTAAACAAACTCATGTTCGTCCACTTGAACAACAACCAGCTCGCACGCCTACCCGTCAACCTGTTCTCCAACCAGCCGGCCCTCACTCTTCTCCATCTGCAGTGGAACCCGTTCCAGTCAGTCGACTACAGAGTGTTCACCTGGATGACTGAACTGCGCGAGTTGGGGGTGGACTCGTATCACATGACCTCATGGCTACCAAATCTGATGAATCTTCCTCAAGGACACTTCAAAAACCTGGAAATCTTGGTGACGTTTCTTCTGAATGAAGACCGCTACGATTCCACCAGGATAGAATGGGACACCATGGTGTACAGTCGTGATCAGGCACAGTGGTACTTCGGAGAGTGCCCTCCCGACGCCTGTTCATTCGGGGCTTGCAGAATCTCGTATCAAACGCCGGAGTGTGACGGTGTCATGACGGCAGGTATTCTGCTTCCTCTGTCATTGATGGCGTTGTTTGGCAGCATTGTATTGCTCCTGCATCTATGTAGGCACAGACTGAAATGTCCAGGGTCAGAGTGCACCTGTGCTATGTAA
- the LOC136433206 gene encoding chaoptin-like translates to MMSSVISLSWVLILVVSSVAVTTASAQWSPCVATPCRCDPVELKVDCSSLGLKFIPTIPKDTRILDVSNNMIRTVKRAELYGLRSLVTLDLRQNKLTSFSANSLGDLTSLVRLHLDGNALEAIPGPAFAWLRNLQELTLDSNRLSQIPSEAISYVPNLRRLSLRDNHINHIQNEAFSGAPGLKKLFLSNNCLKDVEREAFQGIPGLLNLDLSETCLTKIPFNQLHYMPLLTTLDFSHNKIITVPDDSFAETPNLRKLILKDGGIVSIRPRALRGLSRLEFLNLQENNLTEVPVTLKHVANIETLLLDKNAIRNVHPWDLYPLRRLKHLHLSLNPLSGLAPDTFSQLPRLDSLDIRGLELECDCRLRGFFHWVKTTSVIVSMDDVTCVSPPFLYQRKLEWVPQEALLCNDQGSLLTAYMTIPLYEDVTCPELCQCDAGRVVCTEQELFIVPQNLPIDIIQLDLSKNIITNLENSALSRMRFIQDLNLHDNRLIKLSNEAMKNLRSLQSLDLSENLISGADEQAFMGCPDLLHLYLAGNNMSSVPVKALAPLWKLRTLDLSFNNIQALLEGDFDGMSWLQVLKLDGNCVETVEQDAFLYTPRLHGLHMGRMCLRDIPTFALSTLHHLRRVDLSGNLVTTLRQGAFTDAVKLQEINLDNNNIHSVDTEVFHNLPNLETLFLSNNHLRAVPREALTALPSLSTLVLTGNKLSVLDPRDFSSFSRPLNLALGHNKIETLDTEVLTNIDNLRRVYLEGNPWVCDCRLKELREWMEASEVFPAMVPRSRSAIICHGPSFLHGLSVTDVNPDSFLATCPTGASPRSPEEDVILSYREAKWFECPEGCHCPQPTEVVCRDTGLTSVPDRIPWNTKTLDLSGNLIYVAHESEFSLLKNLRSLVLSNNRLTRFPIEALESLQSLWTLHIENNDIVTLPFDAFVSLRQLRGLTLDVSSPEALSGCLEPLIRLRNLAIYGRRLSIVPPRAFYGLFRLQSLELRLGCSTAIDGRAFDGLQNVRHLDISGSCVRDILGVVRIMVTALHLETLKLSNNSIMHLPNMAFVPMLNLKVLNMSHNLIETINPLAFHGLVRLLSLNLDNNNLSKVPFEAFESLPRLHHLSLRGNKIINVPGEAFTTLTSITEIFLDTNMIESISINSFHGLKEVKNVSVSTNPLKCDCNMRKFMESLDDLSWDYGLEVENMRCSGPPVFAGWKVSHLSAGDFVCGHDKQAEIAAKFQQMVKEDEFFPCPESFTCDGLVATSVGRGLTAVPLSLPLNTTVLVLSNNSLTDIPAEAMKELTRLQYLQMDHNKVRSITSRSLKTVPLLKVLDLSNNMLEQIDPGAFGDVPNLVSLILSNNQLKTVPVSALKSLPNLRELRIGQNNIKSLIGLPLPDLSKLRLLDLSGNCLVSIPVIVLTGLPKLRALNLSNACLDHVPTAQLSLLHNLRNLDLSRNNITFIAGHALTKLKQLRELTLTGNRISRVRNLAFEGLVHLSLVSFSSNKLRRIPKALRKLTTLSEVSLSGNKITELNARDLPSLRGMAALDIRNNRLEEVDPEVFSSVQHMSRLDLAGNPWRCDCDLLPLRNWLEDHVDNVAAGPQPACASPVLLEGRPMMDVPTEDFLCPNRETLDRSVMTSAAWEPPTGPLEPQSSG, encoded by the exons ATGATGTCATCGGTAATATCCCTGTCGTGGGTCCTGATCCTTGTGGTCTCGAGCGTGGCCGTCACGACCGCCAGTGCCCAGTGGAGTCCTTGCGTCGCGACGCCATGCAGGTGCGATCCTGTCGAGTTAAAGGTGGACTGCAGCTCATTGGGACTCAAGTTTATTCCGACGATTCCAAAGGACACCAGGATTCTAGACGTCAGTAACAACATGATACGAACTGTAAAAAGAGCTGAGCTGTACGGCCTCCGTTCACTTGTAACCCTGGACCTGCGTCAGAACAAACTTACCTCCTTCAGCGCCAACAGCCTGGGTGACCTGACATCGCTAGTCCGCTTACACTTGGACGGAAACGCACTGGAGGCGATCCCAGGACCTGCGTTTGCCTGGTTGAGGAATCTTCAAGAGCTGACCCTAGACTCCAACAGACTGTCCCAGATTCCATCCGAGGCTATTTCCTATGTACCAAACCTGAGGCGACTTTCTCTCCGCGACAACCATATCAATCACATCCAGAACGAGGCATTCTCCGGAGCTCCTGGTTTGAAGAaactttttctttcaaacaactGTCTCAAAGACGTGGAACGAGAAGCCTTTCAAGGCATACCTGGGCTCCTCAATCTCGATTTATCTGAAACATGTCTGACGAAAATCCCGTTCAACCAGCTCCACTATATGCCCCTTCTGACAACCCTTGATTTCAGTCACAACAAAATCATCACCGTCCCAGATGACTCCTTCGCAGAGACCCCAAACCTACGCAAGCTCATACTTAAGGATGGCGGAATCGTGTCAATCCGCCCCCGTGCCCTACGTGGACTGTCCCGTCTAGAATTCCTGAATCTACAGGAAAACAATCTTACAGAGGTCCCCGTTACATTAAAACATGTGGCTAACATAGAAACACTTCTGCTGGACAAGAACGCGATCCGAAATGTGCACCCCTGGGACTTGTACCCCTTACGGAGACTGAAGCACCTGCACCTGTCACTGAACCCGCTCTCCGGACTGGCACCTGACACGTTCTCCCAGCTGCCTCGTCTGGACAGTCTGGATATCAGAGGTTTGGAGCTGGAGTGCGACTGTCGCCTGCGGGGGTTCTTCCACTGGGTCAAGACCACCAGCGTGATAGTGTCGATGGACGACGTGACGTGTGTGTCGCCGCCATTTCTCTACCAGAGGAAGCTGGAATGGGTGCCACAGGAGGCTCTACTGTGCAACGACCAGGGTTCCTTGTTGACAGCCTACATGACGATTCCTTTGTACGAGGATGTCACTTGTCCCGAGCTTTGCCAATGTGACGCGGGAAGAGTCGTCTGCACAGAACAGGAACTTTTTATTGTACCACAGAATCTACCAATCGACATCATCCAGCTCGATTTGTCGAAGAACATCATTACCAACTTGGAGAATAGCGCTCTGTCACGGATGAGGTTCATTCAGGACTTAAACCTTCATGATAACCGGCTGATAAAGTTATCCAACGAGGCCATGAAAAACCTGAGAAGTTTGCAGTCTCTCGACCTGTCCGAAAATCTTATCAGCGGCGCAGACGAGCAAGCCTTCATGGGCTGTCCGGACTTGCTGCACCTGTACCTGGCCGGAAATAACATGTCGTCAGTTCCTGTGAAGGCTCTTGCTCCACTCTGGAAACTGCGCACCTTAGACCTGAGTTTCAACAACATCCAGGCACTTCTTGAGGGGGACTTCGACGGAATGAGCTGGCTCCAG GTCCTTAAGCTGGATGGAAACTGTGTGGAGACCGTGGAGCAGGACGCCTTTCTGTACACGCCGCGGCTGCACGGTCTGCACATGGGCAGGATGTGCTTGAGGGACATCCCGACATTTGCCCTGTCAACCCTGCATCATCTCAGGCGGGTGGACCTGTCGGGCAACCTGGTCACCACCCTCCGCCAGGGGGCGTTCACAGACGCAGTCAAGTTGCAGGAAATCAATCtcg ATAATAATAACATCCATTCAGTGGACACAGAGGTATTCCACAACCTGCCGAACCTGGAGACCCTGTTCCTGAGTAACAACCACCTCCGAGCTGTGCCGAGAGAAGCCCTGACCGCCCTCCCCTCCCTGTCAACCCTCGTCCTGACCGGGAACAAGCTCTCCGTCCTGGACCCACGGGACTTCTCGAGCTTTTCCCGCCCTCTCAATCTTGCCCTCGGCCACAACAAGATCGAGACCCTGGACACTGAAGTTTTGACAAACATCGACAATCTTAG GCGGGTTTATCTCGAGGGCAACCCCTGGGTGTGCGACTGCCGGCTGAAGGAGCTGCGCGAATGGATGGAAGCGAGCGAGGTGTTCCCCGCTATGG TCCCACGGAGTAGAAGTGCCATCATTTGCCACGGACCCAGTTTCTTACACGGCCTGTCTGTGACGGACGTGAATCCAGACAGCTTCCTGGCCACATGTCCCACAGGAGCAAGCCCAAGATCACCCGAAGAAGACGTCATCTTGTCCTACAGGGAGGCAAAGTGGTTCGAATGTCCAGAAGGCTGCCACTGTCCTCAACCTACCGAGGTCGTCTGTCGAGATACCGGTCTGACCTCCGTCCCCGACAGGATTCCATGGAACACCAAAACACTCGACCTGTCTGGAAACCTCATTTACGTCGCACATGAGTCCGAATTTTCCCTCTTGAAAAATCTGCGGTCACTTGTCCTGAGCAACAACAGGTTGACACGATTCCCAATAGAGGCACTGGAGTCCCTGCAGTCATTGTGGACGCTCCACATCGAGAATAATGATATCGTCACACTTCCATTTGACGCCTTCGTATCCCTTCGGCAGCTTCGTGGTCTCACGCTAGACGTGTCCAGCCCTGAGGCGCTTTCAGGTTGCCTTGAGCCGCTTATTCGTTTGCGAAACTTAGCTATTTACGGAAGACGCCTGTCCATTGTTCCACCAAGGGCCTTCTACGGTTTGTTCCGGCTTCAGAGCTTGGAGCTCCGACTTGGATGCAGCACAGCCATAGACGGACGTGCGTTCGACGGTCTCCAAAATGTACGGCATTTAGATATCAGCGGCTCTTGTGTGAGGGACATTCTTGGGGTTGTTAGAATCATGGTCACAGCATTACATTTGGAGACGTTAAAACTGTCCAACAACAGCATCATGCATCTTCCAAACATGGCGTTCGTACCCATGCTGAACCTGAAAGTCCTGAATATGAGTCACAACCTCATCGAGACGATCAATCCTCTCGCTTTCCACGGTTTAGTGCGACTGCTAAGTCTCAACCTGGACAACAACAATCTTTCAAAGGTTCCATTTGAAGCATTTGAATCGTTGCCACGACTGCATCATTTGAGTCTAAGGGGCAACAAGATCATCAATGTGCCAGGGGAAGCTTTTACTACACTCACGAGTATCACAGAAATATTTCTAGATACAAATATGATTGAGTCGATCAGTATTAATTCATTTCATGGTCTAAAAGAGGTGAAGAACGTGTCTGTCTCTACAAATCCGTTAAAGTGTGATTGCAACATGAGGAAGTTTATGGAGTCATTGGACGACTTAAGCTGGGATTATGGCCTTGAGGTGGAAAACATGCGATGCTCTGGTCCACCGGTCTTTGCTGGGTGGAAGGTCTCACATCTTTCTGCAGGTGACTTTGTATGCGGACATGACAAACAGGCCGAGATTGCAGCGAAATTTCAACAGATGGTGAAGGAGGACGAGTTTTTCCCATGTCCGGAGAGTTTCACGTGTGACGGCCTGGTGGCCACCAGCGTCGGGCGTGGACTGACGGCTGTACCGCTCTCTCTCCCCCTCAACACCACAGTCCTGGTCTTGTCCAACAACTCTCTAACTGACATTCCCGCAGAGGCCATGAAAGAATTGACCCGGCTCCAATACCTCCAAATGGACCACAACAAGGTTCGCTCTATCACATCACGTTCCCTGAAGACGGTGCCCCTTCTGAAAGTTTTGGATCTGTCCAATAATATGTTGGAACAAATCGACCCAGGAGCTTTCGGTGACGTTCCCAATCTCGTATCGCTCATTTTGTCCAACAACCAGCTGAAAACTGTCCCTGTCTCGGCGCTGAAATCCCTCCCTAACCTCCGTGAGCTTCGCATAGGACAAAACAACATCAAATCCCTTATCGGACTGCCTCTCCCAGACCTCAGCAAGCTCCGCCTGCTCGACTTGTCCGGTAACTGCCTTGTGTCGATCCCGGTGATTGTTCTTACTGGCCTGCCGAAGTTACGAGCTCTTAACCTCAGTAACGCTTGCCTGGACCATGTTCCAACCGCCCAGCTGTCCCTCCTACACAATCTTCGCAATCTTGACCTGTCCCGGAACAACATAACCTTCATCGCTGGACACGCACTGACCAAGTTAAAGCAGCTTAGAGAGCTCACTCTCACCGGCAACCGCATCTCACGGGTGCGGAATCTTGCGTTCGAAGGTCTGGTTCATCTATCTCTGGTGTCCTTCTCAAGCAACAAACTGAGGCGCATCCCAAAGGCACTTCGCAAGCTGACAACACTGTCCGAG GTGTCCCTGTCAGGAAACAAGATAACCGAACTCAATGCCAGGGACCTGCCGAGTCTGAGGGGAATGGCGGCGCTGGACATCCGGAACAACAGGCTGGAGGAGGTTGACCCGGAAGTCTTCTCATCCGTGCAACACATGAG TCGGCTTGACCTGGCTGGAAACCCATGGCGATGTGACTGCGACTTACTGCCACTGCGCAACTGGTTGGAGGATCATGTGGACAACGTGGCTGCCGGCCCTCAGCCCGCATGCGCCAGCCCTGTTCTTCTGGAGGGCCGCCCGATGATGGACGTGCCGACGGAAGACTTTCTGTGCCCTAACCGCGAGACTTTGGACCGG TCTGTGATGACCAGCGCGGCCTGGGAGCCTCCCACCGGCCCACTGGAGCCGCAGTCGTCAGGCTAG